A window of Apium graveolens cultivar Ventura chromosome 8, ASM990537v1, whole genome shotgun sequence contains these coding sequences:
- the LOC141678586 gene encoding uncharacterized protein LOC141678586, with protein sequence MSAIDPKVLVKFEVKEREEETFILRAVFNDLKFNSFAGDLLSFNNKYKEPIFEQYVEKIMDVEEVMDSDSLLEAIKGLDKMIYEDTRLADYLRVDVVESLVMILKESDNVFIQMSAAYILSWAKIDTCDTIIREKAIPVLVDLLSNESFIIVTSVFITLTRFACRFTDYVRVIIEKGALEAVHEVVSQMVRDTILMDSLAKFMAVVCRAKVFPEKDYLCLHIIERVIYMGTLHIERACYALQYLSYKRYIGIQERTINKLTQFYCEKNNAVAASALGVLGNIARWGNSHQIQILAKNPDILLCLWMSLSGKPMKLRWEVCLIVSKIADQSHTFTQLAKEVFESYRQKLVEENLSPILLRLESKKRLMYMGRTKVFEELNKILEFNALLIALKEHRDTRSFAGDLQTVSSLGNIKKDDLKLLYTRYVTDSLSLGRMEEDKLAALEQLKIIFCLSEEEVDSIRPTITSYVYHELFARHISADRLNAAQSEKVFLENLSQGLYFDAQKDVKNP encoded by the exons ATGTCGGCGATTGATCCCAAAGTTTTGGTCAAATTCGAGGTGAAGGAGCGCGAAGAAGAAACATTCATATTGAGAGCAGTTTTTAACGATTTAAAGTTTAATAGTTTTGCTGGTGATCTACTGTCATTCAATAACAAGTATAAG GAGCCAATTTTTGAACAATATGTCGAAAAGATAATGGATGTCGAAGAGGTAATGGATTCCGACAGCTTGTTAGAGGCTATAAAAGGGTTAGATAAAATGATTTATGAAG ACACAAGATTAGCTGATTATTTAAGAGTTGATGTTGTTGAAAGCCTTGTTATGATCCTCAAAGAGAGTGACAATGTTTTTATTCAG ATGTCAGCTGCTTACATTCTCTCATGGGCAAAAATTGACACCTGCGACACTATAATTAGAGAAAAGGCAATTCCAGTCCTCGTGGATCTTCTGTCTAATGAATCTTTTATTATTGTTACTTCG GTTTTTATCACATTGACACGTTTTGCTTGCCGTTTCACCGACTATGTACGTGTAATCATCGAAAAGGGTGCTTTAGAAGCTGTGCATGAAGTTGTTTCGCAAATGGTCAGGGATACTATTTTGATGGATAGCTTGGCCAAGTTCATGGCAGTGGTTTGCCGAGCAAAAGTTTTTCCAGAAAAG GATTATCTTTGTCTTCACATTATAGAGAGGGTAATTTATATGGGTACTCTCCATATAGAGAGAGCATGTTATGCACTTCAATATCTTTCTTACAAACGGTATATTGGAATTCAAGAAAGGACCATAAATAAGCTAACTCAGTTCTATTG TGAGAAGAATAATGCGGTTGCTGCTTCTGCACTTGGAGTGCTTGGAAATATTGCGAGATGGGGAAATTCTCACCAGATTCAG ATATTGGCCAAAAACCCTGATATTTTGCTATGCCTTTGGATGAGCCTGTCAGGTAAACCGATGAAGTTGCGGTGGGAAGTTTGTCTAATAGTTTCGAAAATAGCTGATCAGAGCCATACTTTTACACAG CTTGCTAAAGAAGTATTTGAAAGTTATAGACAAAAGCTTGTTGAGGAAAACTTATCACCAATCCTACTTAGACTTGAGTCGAAGAAAAGATTAAT GTACATGGGAAGGACAAAGGTGTTTGAGGAGCTTAATAAGATATTGGAATTTAATGCTTTGTTAATCGCACTGAAGGAACATCGTGATACCAGAAGCTTTGCAGGAGATCTTCAAACAGTTTCCTCTTTAG GTAACATAAAGAAGGACGACTTAAAGCTTTTGTACACAAGATATGTAACAGATTCCTTGTCACttggccgaatggaagaagatAAG CTGGCTGCTTTGGAACAGCTGAAAATCATATTTTGTTTAAGTGAAGAAGAGGTAGATTCCATCAGGCCGACCATCACCTCTTACGTATATCATGAACTATTTGCTCGGCATATATCTGCTGATCGTTTAAATGCTGCTCAAAGCGAAAAAGTCTTCCTTGAAAACCTCTCCCAAGGATTGTACTTTGATGCTCAGAAGGATGTTAAAAATCCATAA
- the LOC141678849 gene encoding OVARIAN TUMOR DOMAIN-containing deubiquitinating enzyme 3 isoform X1 has translation MEGNSSKESVLEQLRNGFAKFELVSSPVPSISSYSPRPNRTISSYSNYRNNLFFARIGGDGVSPAMKKVERYSVKKVTGDGRCLFRALVKGMAIHKGVPLNSREETENADELRTAVKEVICVKDNERTEYAEALMAITVDESLKRYCQRIGRSDFWGGESELLVLSKLCHQPIVVYIPEREHAKGGQGSGFIPIAEYGADYGKTSWTGKTKKAVRLLYSGKNHYDLLV, from the exons ATGGAGGGAAATTCATCTAAAG AGAGTGTATTAGAGCAGCTGAGAAATGGGTTTGCTAAGTTTGAGCTGGTTTCTTCTCCTGTTCCTTCAATTTCAAGCTATAGCCCTAGGCCTAATAGAACAATCAGTAGTTACAGTAATTATAGGAACAATTTGTTTTTTGCAAGAATTGG TGGTGATGGAGTTTCACCAGCAATGAAGAAAGTTGAACGTTATTCGGTTAAGAAAGTTACTGGTGATGGGCGGTGTTTGTTTCGTGCTCTG GTTAAAGGCATGGCAATCCACAAGGGTGTCCCGCTTAATTCACGTGAAGAGACTGAGAATGCAG ATGAATTGCGCACAGCTGTGAAGGAGGTAATATGTGTTAAGGATAACGAACGCACCGAGTATGCAGAGGCGTTGATGGCCATTACTGTTGACGAGTCATTAAAACG CTATTGTCAACGCATTGGAAGATCAGATTTTTGGGGTGGAGAGTCAGAGCTACTG GTGCTGTCAAAGTTGTGTCACCAGCCGATCGTTGTGTACATACCTGAACGTGAG CACGCGAAGGGAGGTCAAGGATCGGGTTTCATTCCAATTGCAGAGTATGGAGCTGACTACGGCAAGACTTCATGGACAGGCAAAACTAAGAAGGCTGTGAGGCTTCTGTACAGTGGCAAAAACCATTATGATCTTCTTGTGTAA
- the LOC141678849 gene encoding OVARIAN TUMOR DOMAIN-containing deubiquitinating enzyme 3 isoform X2 has translation MEGNSSKESVLEQLRNGFAKFELVSSPVPSISSYSPRPNRTISSYSNYRNNLFFARIGGDGVSPAMKKVERYSVKKVTGDGRCLFRALVKGMAIHKGVPLNSREETENADELRTAVKEVICVKDNERTEYAEALMAITVDESLKRCCQSCVTSRSLCTYLNVSTRREVKDRVSFQLQSMELTTARLHGQAKLRRL, from the exons ATGGAGGGAAATTCATCTAAAG AGAGTGTATTAGAGCAGCTGAGAAATGGGTTTGCTAAGTTTGAGCTGGTTTCTTCTCCTGTTCCTTCAATTTCAAGCTATAGCCCTAGGCCTAATAGAACAATCAGTAGTTACAGTAATTATAGGAACAATTTGTTTTTTGCAAGAATTGG TGGTGATGGAGTTTCACCAGCAATGAAGAAAGTTGAACGTTATTCGGTTAAGAAAGTTACTGGTGATGGGCGGTGTTTGTTTCGTGCTCTG GTTAAAGGCATGGCAATCCACAAGGGTGTCCCGCTTAATTCACGTGAAGAGACTGAGAATGCAG ATGAATTGCGCACAGCTGTGAAGGAGGTAATATGTGTTAAGGATAACGAACGCACCGAGTATGCAGAGGCGTTGATGGCCATTACTGTTGACGAGTCATTAAAACG GTGCTGTCAAAGTTGTGTCACCAGCCGATCGTTGTGTACATACCTGAACGTGAG CACGCGAAGGGAGGTCAAGGATCGGGTTTCATTCCAATTGCAGAGTATGGAGCTGACTACGGCAAGACTTCATGGACAGGCAAAACTAAGAAGGCTGTGA
- the LOC141677482 gene encoding ataxin-3 homolog: MDGPINGGMLYHEVQESKLCAVHCVNTVLQGPFFSEFDLAALASDLDRTERQVMLGGAQSEAFVSEESHNVSLDGDFSIQVLQKALEVWDLQVIPLNSPVAEPAQIDPELEKAFICHLQDHWFCIRKVNGEWYNFDSLYAAPEHLSKFYLSAYLDSLKGFGWSIFIVRGNFPKECPISSSEASNVFGQWLLPEDAERIIKSCNTVQKTPDRTTQAQQQQDPFCQFRGEQSLSDAEDEDLKAAIAASLMDSLPATVAPKAETSTSEKEDKDTVEKKHDV, translated from the exons ATGGACGGTCCAATAAACGGCGGCATGTTGTATCATGAAGTGCAAGAATCGAAGCTTTGTGCTGTACATTGTGTGAACACAGTTTTACAAGGCCCGTTCTTCTCTGAATTCGATTTGGCGGCTCTCGCTTCCGATCTCGATCGTACGGAGCGGCAGGTGATGCTTGGTGGAGCTCAGAGTGAGGCGTTTGTGTCGGAGGAGTCGCATAATGTGTCGCTTGATGGGGATTTTAGTATTCAG GTTTTGCAAAAGGCTTTGGAAGTGTGGGATCTGCAAGTTATTCCTCTCAACAGCCCTGTGGCCGAACCTGCTCAGATTGATCCAGAGCTTGAAAAGGCTTTTATTTGTCATCTACAAGACCATTGGTTTTGTATCAGGAAAGTGAATGGGGAGTGGTACAATTTTGATAGTCTCTATGCAGCACCAGAGCACCTGTCCAAGTTTTATCTTTCAGCCTATCTTGATTCTTTAAAAGGCTTTGGCTGGAGTATATTTATAGTGAGGGGAAATTTCCCAAAGGAGTGTCCCATCTCATCCTCAGAGGCTTCTAATGTTTTTGGGCAATGGCTATTACCTGAAGATGCAGAAAGAATAATAAAATCCTGCAACACTGTACAAAAAACACCTGACAGAACCACTCAAGCCCAACAGCAGCAGGATCCGTTTTGTCAATTTCGTGGAGAACAATCACTCTCAGATGCAGAGGATGAAGATCTAAAAGCTGCAATAGCTGCCAGCTTGATGGACTCCTTACCTGCAACAGTTGCTCCAAAAGCCGAAACTAGTACCTCGGAAAAGGAAGATAAGGACACAGTGGAGAAAAAGCATGATGTCTAA